One genomic segment of Aquipluma nitroreducens includes these proteins:
- the icd gene encoding NADP-dependent isocitrate dehydrogenase encodes MSNNIQYQHGKIIVPDQPIIPFIEGDGIGKDITEPSQRVIDAAVKKAYGTTKKLIWKEVLAGKKAFALTGNYLPDETLEAFKEYLVGIKGPLETPVGEGIRSLNVALRQTLDLYVCLRPIRWFKGVPSPVRFPELVDMHIFRENTEDIYAGIEFMTGDEKAIKFRDFLINEMGVDKIRFPESSSFGVKPVSKEGSERLIRAAIKYAIDRELPSVTIVHKGNIMKFTEGAFKNWGYALAENEFEHQTFTWKKYKQIELDEGPDAAKTALSKAKGMGKVIIKDVITDAFLQESLLHPFEHSVIATLNLNGDYISDQLAAMVGGIGISPGANINYNSGYAIFEATHGTAPNIAGTGKANPGSLILSGAMLLEYLGWHEAAEHVYDAMDHTFSKRKVTSDLYSMMEGATLLSTSNFADEIIRNIH; translated from the coding sequence ATGAGCAACAACATTCAATACCAACACGGTAAAATCATCGTTCCTGACCAGCCAATCATTCCGTTTATTGAGGGCGATGGCATTGGAAAAGACATCACAGAACCAAGCCAGCGAGTGATTGATGCTGCCGTAAAAAAGGCTTATGGAACAACTAAGAAGTTGATCTGGAAAGAAGTTCTGGCAGGTAAAAAAGCGTTTGCACTCACTGGAAATTACTTGCCTGATGAAACACTCGAAGCATTTAAAGAATATCTGGTTGGCATTAAAGGTCCGCTCGAAACACCTGTTGGCGAAGGAATTCGTTCATTGAATGTGGCTCTGCGCCAGACTTTGGATTTGTATGTATGCCTGCGTCCAATCCGTTGGTTCAAGGGTGTCCCCTCTCCTGTTCGTTTTCCTGAATTAGTTGACATGCACATCTTCAGGGAAAATACCGAAGATATTTATGCTGGAATCGAATTCATGACTGGTGATGAAAAAGCCATCAAGTTTCGCGATTTCCTGATCAATGAAATGGGTGTCGACAAAATCAGGTTTCCGGAGAGCAGTTCGTTTGGGGTAAAACCGGTTTCGAAAGAAGGTTCGGAACGACTGATCAGGGCAGCTATCAAATATGCAATTGATCGTGAATTACCTTCAGTGACTATTGTTCACAAAGGGAACATCATGAAATTTACCGAAGGCGCTTTCAAAAACTGGGGATATGCTTTGGCAGAGAACGAGTTTGAACATCAGACCTTCACTTGGAAAAAATACAAGCAAATAGAACTGGATGAAGGACCGGATGCTGCTAAAACTGCACTTTCAAAGGCTAAAGGAATGGGTAAGGTCATCATCAAAGACGTCATTACAGATGCCTTCCTTCAGGAAAGTTTATTGCACCCGTTTGAGCATTCGGTAATTGCCACTTTAAATCTGAATGGCGATTACATTTCAGATCAGTTGGCCGCTATGGTTGGTGGCATTGGCATTTCGCCCGGAGCAAACATCAATTACAACAGCGGATATGCCATTTTTGAAGCCACTCACGGGACAGCGCCAAACATTGCCGGAACCGGAAAAGCAAACCCTGGTTCACTAATCCTTTCAGGGGCTATGTTGCTTGAATATTTGGGTTGGCATGAAGCCGCAGAACATGTCTACGATGCTATGGATCATACCTTTTCGAAACGGAAAGTGACTTCTGATTTGTATAGTATGATGGAAGGAGCCACATTATTATCGACTTCGAATTTTGCAGACGAGATTATCCGAAATATTCATTAA
- a CDS encoding citrate (Si)-synthase, protein MEYIKNRFYEKAMKNMADLQKLRKEHGDVVLGQVTIDQVLSGMKGIPALLTETSKLDANEGIRFRGFSLPELQDKLPKLDEAGEPLPEGLFYLMMIGEIPEKEDVINISKDWATRAHVPQHVFDVIDALPKNSRPMTQFSTAILSMAYDSVFQKAYRAGVNKKFYWDFMYEDVMTLIARLPRIAAYIYRRIYHNGNHIEPNPNLDWAGNLAHMMGFDSTEVKRLLRLYMVIHADHEGGNVSAHATHLVGSALSNAYYAYTAGMVGLAGPLHGFANQEVMDWISEMLEQIGTDEPSDSQIAAYIEKTLVQGRVVPGYGHAVLRITDPRFTVQQKFAEKYIVNDKLINTVNAIYRVAPPILEATGKIKNPWPNVDAFSGALLNHYGITESNFYTVLFGVSRSLGVMASLVFDRFYGLPIERPNSQTLEWFLEKAGITREE, encoded by the coding sequence ATGGAATACATTAAAAACCGGTTCTATGAAAAAGCCATGAAAAACATGGCCGATCTTCAAAAGCTCAGAAAAGAGCATGGAGATGTAGTTCTTGGTCAGGTAACAATCGACCAGGTTCTTTCGGGGATGAAAGGCATTCCTGCACTACTGACCGAAACATCAAAATTGGATGCCAACGAAGGTATCCGGTTTCGTGGGTTTTCACTTCCTGAATTACAGGACAAACTGCCGAAACTGGATGAGGCCGGCGAACCACTTCCTGAAGGATTATTTTACCTGATGATGATCGGTGAAATTCCGGAGAAAGAAGACGTAATCAACATTTCGAAAGACTGGGCTACGCGCGCCCACGTACCACAACATGTTTTTGACGTGATTGACGCGCTACCAAAAAACAGCCGTCCGATGACTCAATTCAGTACTGCGATTCTTTCGATGGCATATGATTCAGTTTTCCAGAAGGCTTACCGCGCAGGTGTCAACAAAAAGTTTTACTGGGACTTTATGTACGAAGATGTGATGACTTTGATTGCCCGTCTTCCACGTATTGCCGCATATATTTATCGTCGTATTTACCACAATGGAAATCACATTGAGCCAAATCCAAATCTCGACTGGGCCGGGAACCTGGCACACATGATGGGTTTCGATTCGACTGAGGTAAAACGGTTGCTTCGTTTGTACATGGTGATTCATGCCGACCATGAAGGAGGTAATGTTTCAGCTCACGCCACTCATTTGGTTGGTTCAGCGTTAAGTAATGCCTATTATGCGTATACTGCCGGAATGGTTGGATTAGCTGGCCCATTGCATGGCTTTGCCAATCAGGAGGTAATGGATTGGATTTCTGAAATGCTCGAACAAATTGGAACAGATGAACCTAGTGATTCGCAGATTGCAGCATATATCGAAAAAACATTGGTACAAGGTCGTGTGGTTCCAGGGTATGGTCATGCTGTGCTTCGGATCACTGATCCACGGTTTACCGTTCAGCAAAAATTTGCCGAAAAATACATTGTAAACGATAAACTGATTAATACGGTAAACGCGATTTATCGTGTAGCGCCACCAATCCTGGAAGCTACTGGCAAAATCAAAAATCCATGGCCAAATGTGGATGCTTTCAGCGGTGCACTGCTGAACCACTACGGAATTACCGAATCGAATTTCTACACTGTTTTATTTGGCGTGTCGCGCTCGTTAGGAGTAATGGCCTCTTTGGTTTTCGATCGTTTCTACGGACTTCCGATTGAACGTCCGAACTCGCAAACCCTGGAGTGGTTTCTTGAAAAGGCCGGAATAACCAGAGAAGAGTAA
- a CDS encoding DUF3276 family protein yields MEDFEKSEDRLENDSKFREEIYSVSVRAGKRTYFFDVKSTRRDEFYLTITESKKRFEQDGNFHFEKHKIFLYKEDFEKFIEGLQEVVTFIDQNQLDEYVDQSEVTNESESSEEKVLEEVGFSKDYTKLEFDDLNA; encoded by the coding sequence ATGGAAGATTTTGAAAAAAGTGAGGATCGGTTGGAAAATGACAGTAAATTCAGAGAAGAGATTTACTCTGTATCTGTCAGAGCTGGGAAAAGAACCTATTTTTTCGATGTAAAATCAACGAGAAGAGACGAATTTTACCTAACGATTACTGAAAGTAAGAAAAGATTTGAGCAGGATGGAAACTTTCATTTCGAAAAACACAAGATTTTTCTTTACAAGGAAGACTTCGAGAAATTCATTGAAGGCTTGCAGGAAGTAGTCACTTTTATTGATCAGAACCAGTTGGATGAATATGTAGATCAATCCGAAGTAACGAATGAATCAGAAAGTTCAGAAGAAAAGGTTCTCGAAGAGGTTGGTTTCTCGAAGGACTATACCAAGTTGGAGTTTGACGATCTAAACGCTTAA
- a CDS encoding M48 family metallopeptidase, with amino-acid sequence MKNRIIKNTAKVILISTLLLVESCATVPLIGRSQLSLVPESSMLELSLTNYNDFIKANKISTNKDQTATIKRVGAKMSAAVEKYLSENGFADRVADFKWEFNLVQSDELNAWCMPGGKVVFYTGIMPITKNDAGVAVVMGHEIGHAVARHGNERMSQQLVQQYGAQIGGAAVTELFKTNPEKAGSIFQTAYGLGTQYGIMLPYSRQQEYEGDKLGLIFMAIAGYNPNEAIGFWERMAANSTAKTPEFLSTHPLEQNRIDAIKAFLPEAMKYYTGK; translated from the coding sequence ATGAAAAATAGGATTATAAAAAATACAGCAAAAGTTATTCTGATTTCTACGTTGTTGCTTGTTGAATCATGTGCAACAGTTCCATTAATAGGTCGTAGTCAATTGAGTTTGGTTCCTGAATCGAGTATGCTCGAATTGAGTTTGACAAATTACAACGACTTTATAAAGGCGAATAAAATATCAACCAATAAAGATCAAACGGCCACAATAAAACGAGTAGGAGCCAAAATGTCGGCAGCAGTCGAGAAATATTTGTCGGAAAATGGCTTTGCCGATCGGGTTGCCGATTTTAAATGGGAATTTAATTTGGTACAAAGCGATGAACTGAATGCATGGTGCATGCCAGGCGGAAAAGTAGTTTTTTATACCGGAATTATGCCAATTACCAAGAACGATGCCGGAGTGGCCGTTGTAATGGGGCATGAAATTGGCCATGCTGTTGCCCGGCACGGCAATGAACGCATGAGTCAGCAGTTGGTTCAGCAATATGGTGCCCAGATTGGAGGAGCAGCTGTTACCGAATTATTCAAGACAAATCCGGAAAAGGCAGGCTCAATTTTTCAAACGGCATATGGTCTGGGAACTCAATATGGCATAATGCTTCCATATTCGCGCCAGCAAGAGTACGAAGGCGATAAGCTTGGTTTGATATTCATGGCAATTGCCGGATACAACCCCAATGAGGCAATTGGATTTTGGGAACGGATGGCCGCTAATTCAACAGCGAAAACTCCCGAATTTTTAAGTACACATCCTCTGGAACAAAACCGGATTGATGCCATTAAAGCTTTTCTGCCCGAAGCAATGAAATATTACACAGGTAAATAA
- a CDS encoding bifunctional 5,10-methylenetetrahydrofolate dehydrogenase/5,10-methenyltetrahydrofolate cyclohydrolase: protein MILIDGKKTADEIKKEIAEEVKLIVASGKRAPHLAAVLVGHDGGSESYVAFKIKDCAEVGFKSSLVRFEDDVTEEVLLAKVAELNADADLDGFIVQLPLPKHIAEQKIIEAIDPRKDVDGFHPENVGRLVLGMPAFLSATPFGIIELLKRYQIPTSGKNCVVVGRSNIVGRPLSILMSQKSVNATVTVAHSQTKNLEKVCAEADILIAALGSPEFIKGNMVKEGAVVIDVGTTRVDAPEKKSGFRLMGDVKYDEVAPKCSYITPVPGGVGPMTRVSLLQNTLLAAKLR from the coding sequence ATGATTTTAATTGATGGCAAAAAAACAGCTGACGAAATAAAAAAGGAAATTGCCGAAGAAGTTAAATTGATCGTTGCTTCAGGTAAAAGAGCGCCTCATTTGGCTGCGGTTCTGGTTGGCCACGATGGCGGGAGCGAATCGTATGTGGCTTTTAAAATAAAAGATTGTGCTGAGGTCGGTTTTAAGTCTTCTTTGGTTCGCTTCGAAGATGATGTGACCGAAGAAGTATTACTTGCCAAAGTTGCTGAATTGAATGCCGACGCCGATTTAGATGGTTTTATTGTGCAATTGCCGCTTCCAAAGCACATTGCGGAACAGAAAATAATTGAAGCTATTGATCCGCGAAAAGATGTCGATGGATTTCATCCTGAAAACGTTGGCCGGTTGGTTCTGGGAATGCCTGCTTTTTTATCGGCAACTCCTTTCGGAATTATTGAACTGCTCAAAAGGTATCAAATTCCGACTTCAGGCAAAAATTGTGTGGTCGTTGGACGGAGCAACATTGTTGGCCGGCCACTGAGTATTCTGATGTCGCAAAAAAGTGTTAATGCAACCGTTACGGTTGCTCATAGCCAGACCAAAAACCTTGAAAAAGTTTGTGCTGAAGCCGATATTTTGATTGCTGCACTTGGTTCTCCTGAATTTATAAAAGGCAATATGGTAAAGGAAGGAGCTGTTGTTATTGATGTTGGAACAACACGTGTTGATGCTCCTGAAAAAAAATCGGGGTTTCGGTTAATGGGAGATGTGAAATATGATGAAGTTGCCCCCAAATGTTCATACATTACCCCGGTTCCGGGTGGAGTAGGACCTATGACCCGGGTTTCTTTGCTCCAAAATACGTTGCTTGCGGCTAAATTAAGATAA
- the ffh gene encoding signal recognition particle protein → MFENLNEKLERSFKLLKGQGKITEINVAETLKEVRRALLDADVNFKIAKSFTENVRKKALGMDVLNAVKPSQLMVKIVHDELAELMGGKFIDINLKGNPSVILIAGLQGSGKTTFSGKLAKMLKSKKGRHPLLVACDVYRPAAIEQLKVLGEQIGVPVFTEDGSKNPVKIALEAIRQAKLQGNDVVIIDTAGRLAIDQEMMNEISAVKDAVKPHEILFVVDSMTGQDAVNTAKEFNDRLDFDGVVLTKLDGDTRGGAALSIRSVVDKPIKFVGTGEKLDALDNFHPERMADRILGMGDIVSLVEKAQEQFDEEESRRLQQKLAKNQFSFTDFLKQIQQIKKMGNLKDLAGMIPGMGKALKDVEIEDDAFKHIEAIIYSMTVAEREDPSLLNGSRRKRIADGSGTNIQEVNRLIKQFAETRKMMKIVSQGKNLNRMMGNAGPKR, encoded by the coding sequence ATGTTTGAGAATCTGAATGAAAAGCTGGAACGGTCGTTTAAACTTCTGAAGGGTCAGGGGAAAATTACCGAAATAAATGTTGCTGAAACCTTGAAAGAGGTACGTCGTGCTTTGCTTGATGCTGACGTAAATTTTAAAATAGCCAAATCATTTACTGAGAATGTCCGGAAAAAAGCTCTGGGGATGGATGTGTTGAATGCGGTTAAGCCAAGTCAGTTAATGGTTAAAATCGTCCACGACGAGCTGGCCGAGCTGATGGGTGGAAAATTTATCGACATTAATTTAAAGGGAAATCCTTCGGTTATTTTGATTGCCGGGTTACAGGGGTCAGGTAAAACTACTTTCTCCGGAAAGTTGGCCAAAATGTTGAAAAGTAAGAAAGGACGCCACCCATTATTGGTTGCCTGCGATGTTTACCGACCTGCTGCTATTGAACAGTTGAAAGTTCTTGGGGAACAAATTGGCGTTCCGGTTTTTACTGAAGATGGAAGTAAAAATCCGGTAAAGATTGCCTTGGAAGCTATTCGTCAGGCAAAATTACAGGGTAATGACGTTGTAATTATCGATACCGCCGGTCGTTTAGCGATCGATCAGGAAATGATGAATGAGATCAGTGCCGTTAAGGATGCCGTAAAACCTCATGAAATTCTTTTCGTTGTTGATTCCATGACTGGTCAGGATGCTGTTAACACGGCCAAGGAATTTAACGACAGGCTCGATTTCGACGGAGTTGTATTGACCAAATTGGATGGTGATACCCGTGGTGGAGCAGCTCTTTCGATCCGTTCGGTTGTTGATAAGCCTATTAAATTTGTTGGAACGGGAGAGAAGCTTGATGCACTGGATAATTTTCACCCTGAACGTATGGCCGACCGTATTCTCGGGATGGGTGATATAGTTTCGCTGGTAGAAAAAGCTCAGGAGCAATTCGACGAAGAAGAATCCAGAAGACTTCAGCAAAAACTGGCTAAGAATCAATTCAGTTTTACCGATTTTTTGAAGCAAATTCAGCAAATTAAGAAAATGGGTAACCTGAAAGACTTGGCAGGAATGATTCCTGGAATGGGAAAAGCATTAAAGGATGTCGAAATTGAGGACGATGCATTTAAGCACATTGAAGCCATTATTTATTCGATGACTGTTGCTGAACGCGAAGATCCAAGTTTGCTGAATGGTTCGCGCCGTAAACGAATTGCTGACGGATCAGGTACAAACATTCAGGAAGTAAACCGGTTAATTAAACAGTTTGCCGAAACCAGAAAAATGATGAAAATTGTTTCTCAGGGTAAAAATCTCAACCGGATGATGGGGAACGCCGGACCTAAACGATAA
- a CDS encoding iron-containing alcohol dehydrogenase, whose amino-acid sequence MYNFEYQNPVKIIFGKGEISKVGANIPKGSKILLTYGGGSIFKNGVYDQVKASIKDFEVIEFGGIEPNPHYETLMKAVDMVKKENITFLLSVGGGSVIDGTKFIAAAACFKHGDPWNILAKRAPVDDAILHGAVLTLPATGSEMNSGAVVTRIETKEKLSFMSPKVMPLFSILDPEVIFSLPEKQVANGIVDAFVHVIEQYLTFPVDSPIQDRFAESILKTLIEEGPKVLANRTDYNAAANFMWSATMALNGLIGAGVPQDWATHMIGHELTAYHGIDHARTLAIVLPGVMHIKREQKKDKILQLGERVWGVLDGTDDERINETILKTTKFFESVGIPTKLPDYSVTSETIDTICTRFKNRGYKVGEKANIGPNEIRLILEDRL is encoded by the coding sequence ATGTATAATTTTGAATACCAAAATCCGGTAAAAATCATCTTTGGAAAAGGTGAAATCAGCAAAGTTGGAGCAAACATTCCAAAAGGATCAAAAATACTGCTTACTTATGGAGGAGGCAGCATTTTCAAAAATGGCGTTTATGATCAGGTTAAAGCATCGATCAAAGATTTTGAAGTGATTGAATTTGGAGGAATTGAACCCAATCCACATTACGAAACATTGATGAAAGCAGTTGATATGGTCAAAAAGGAAAATATTACCTTTTTACTCTCTGTTGGTGGCGGTTCTGTTATTGACGGAACAAAATTTATTGCTGCTGCTGCTTGCTTTAAACATGGCGATCCCTGGAATATATTAGCAAAAAGGGCCCCAGTGGATGATGCAATTCTTCATGGAGCGGTTTTAACCTTACCAGCAACAGGATCTGAGATGAATTCAGGCGCAGTGGTTACAAGGATTGAAACCAAGGAAAAACTGTCATTTATGTCACCAAAGGTAATGCCACTGTTCTCCATACTTGATCCGGAAGTTATTTTCTCGCTTCCCGAAAAACAGGTTGCAAATGGAATTGTTGATGCCTTTGTTCATGTCATTGAACAATACCTGACATTTCCTGTCGATTCTCCAATTCAGGATCGATTTGCTGAGAGCATTCTGAAAACGCTGATTGAAGAAGGACCAAAAGTACTTGCAAACAGAACCGACTATAATGCTGCTGCCAATTTTATGTGGAGTGCAACGATGGCTTTAAACGGATTGATTGGCGCCGGAGTTCCACAGGACTGGGCAACACACATGATTGGACATGAATTGACCGCATACCATGGAATAGACCATGCACGCACACTTGCAATTGTTTTGCCAGGTGTTATGCACATCAAACGTGAACAAAAGAAAGATAAAATTTTGCAGTTAGGCGAGCGGGTTTGGGGTGTTTTGGATGGAACTGATGACGAAAGAATAAATGAAACGATACTGAAAACTACTAAGTTTTTTGAATCCGTCGGGATACCAACCAAATTACCCGATTATTCAGTTACATCAGAAACCATCGACACCATTTGTACCCGATTCAAAAATAGAGGATATAAAGTTGGTGAAAAAGCGAACATTGGACCTAATGAGATTCGATTAATCCTCGAAGATCGGCTTTAA
- the recN gene encoding DNA repair protein RecN produces MLKSLSIKNYALIDSLIIDFSGDLNILTGETGAGKSILLGALGLIIGQRADSSVLRDKTEKCSVEGIFDIRNYGMQSFFSENELDYDDVTILRREITPQGKSRAFINDTPVNVKILYDLGIKLIDIHSQHQNLDLNEKNYQLRVVDLVAGNGEILKVYNTEYKTYLALQDNLDKSLILAEQSKKDLDYFEFQFQQLDDAKLLPDEQLELELLLEKLTHAEEIRSVFGMAYQALSEDERSVLSVLKENLTSIGKLKSVLPEAEQIFNRMESVYLELKDLASESLVIEERTENNPEKIVLVNQRLDLIYSLQQKHRVSTVAELLQIQAEFEAKIHLVSSYDQDIEEYRKKIVAQKEILTELAGKILLKRKAVGPQIESKVIDILRNVGIPNAALQLKFTHLSEFSPSGLDEVSYLFSANKNQELQEIGKIASGGEMSRLMLAIKTLITDARSLPTIVFDEIDTGVSGEVAVKMGQILEQMSKTVQVLNITHLPQIAAKGNNHFKVYKFDLNNQTFTSIKKLSDQERVEEIAQMLSGENYSNTAMETAKELLR; encoded by the coding sequence GTGCTAAAGTCTCTTTCAATAAAAAATTATGCTTTAATTGATTCACTGATCATCGATTTTAGTGGAGATTTAAATATCCTTACCGGAGAAACCGGAGCAGGTAAATCGATCTTGTTGGGTGCGCTTGGACTGATTATCGGACAGCGTGCTGATTCTTCCGTTTTAAGAGATAAAACTGAAAAATGTTCAGTAGAAGGAATTTTCGACATCCGGAATTACGGGATGCAGAGTTTTTTTTCGGAAAATGAACTCGATTATGACGATGTAACCATTTTACGGCGCGAAATTACACCTCAGGGAAAATCCAGGGCATTTATTAACGATACGCCGGTAAATGTGAAAATTCTTTATGATTTGGGTATTAAACTGATTGATATTCACTCGCAACATCAGAATCTGGATTTGAATGAAAAGAACTATCAGCTTCGGGTGGTTGATTTGGTTGCCGGAAATGGCGAAATACTGAAAGTCTATAATACCGAGTATAAAACCTACCTTGCGCTTCAGGATAATTTAGATAAATCTCTTATTTTGGCCGAACAGTCGAAGAAAGATCTGGATTATTTCGAGTTTCAGTTTCAACAACTCGATGATGCAAAGCTGCTTCCTGATGAACAACTGGAGTTGGAACTTTTGCTCGAAAAATTGACTCATGCTGAGGAAATCCGTTCGGTTTTTGGAATGGCGTATCAGGCACTAAGTGAAGACGAACGATCGGTTCTTTCTGTTTTAAAAGAGAACCTTACCAGTATTGGAAAACTAAAATCAGTATTGCCGGAAGCGGAACAGATCTTTAACCGGATGGAATCGGTTTATCTCGAATTAAAGGATCTAGCATCAGAATCGTTGGTTATTGAAGAACGAACCGAAAACAATCCGGAGAAGATTGTATTGGTTAATCAACGGCTCGACTTGATTTATTCGTTGCAGCAAAAGCATCGGGTGTCAACGGTAGCTGAGCTTTTACAAATTCAGGCTGAATTTGAGGCTAAGATTCATTTGGTTAGTTCGTATGATCAGGACATTGAAGAATACCGGAAAAAAATAGTAGCTCAAAAAGAAATCCTTACAGAATTAGCCGGCAAAATTTTGCTAAAACGCAAGGCTGTTGGACCTCAAATTGAAAGTAAAGTGATTGATATTCTTCGGAATGTAGGTATTCCAAATGCCGCACTTCAGTTGAAATTTACTCATTTATCCGAATTTTCACCATCAGGACTCGATGAAGTCAGTTACCTGTTTTCGGCCAATAAAAATCAGGAATTACAGGAAATTGGTAAAATTGCTTCAGGAGGTGAAATGTCGCGTTTAATGTTGGCGATTAAGACACTAATTACAGATGCACGTTCACTACCAACTATTGTTTTTGATGAAATTGATACTGGTGTTTCGGGCGAAGTTGCAGTAAAAATGGGACAGATCTTAGAGCAAATGTCAAAAACGGTACAGGTTTTAAATATCACTCATTTGCCTCAAATTGCAGCTAAAGGAAACAATCATTTTAAGGTCTATAAATTCGACCTTAACAATCAGACTTTTACCTCGATAAAAAAACTCAGTGATCAGGAGCGGGTTGAAGAAATTGCACAAATGCTAAGCGGCGAAAACTATTCGAATACAGCGATGGAAACCGCCAAAGAATTGCTCCGATAA
- the porD gene encoding type IX secretion system protein PorD — protein sequence MKRIYLFFALIFVAQGILFAQELRCNISISAQKIQGANRTVFETMQSDLYEFMNNRKWTDQKFAMDERIECSFFINLDEQISSDEFKGTIQVQARRPVFNSSYETILLNVKDNDFDAKYIEYQTMEFNETSNKDNLTNILAYYAYIILGMDYDSFSPEGGTEFFQKAQTIVNNSQSAREKGWKAYESERNRYWLVENILNKSYSGFRSTTYQYHRQGLDIMYDKSPEGRAAIAESLKSIQKVFRSRPSLYILQVFFDAKSDELVNVFSKSFPDEKNRVSVILNECDPSNGSKYEKILKSESF from the coding sequence ATGAAAAGAATATATTTATTTTTTGCACTTATTTTCGTTGCGCAAGGAATTCTATTTGCCCAGGAATTACGGTGCAATATCAGTATATCAGCTCAAAAAATTCAGGGTGCAAACCGAACTGTATTCGAAACCATGCAATCCGATTTGTACGAATTCATGAATAACCGAAAATGGACTGATCAGAAATTTGCCATGGACGAACGAATTGAATGCAGTTTTTTCATCAATCTCGACGAGCAAATTTCATCCGACGAGTTTAAAGGGACTATTCAGGTTCAGGCACGACGCCCCGTTTTTAATTCATCATACGAGACCATCTTGCTGAATGTCAAGGATAATGACTTTGATGCTAAATACATTGAATATCAGACTATGGAGTTTAATGAAACTTCCAATAAAGATAATCTGACTAACATTCTGGCCTATTATGCTTACATCATCTTAGGAATGGATTACGATTCGTTTTCGCCTGAAGGTGGGACGGAGTTTTTTCAGAAGGCTCAAACCATCGTAAATAATTCGCAAAGCGCCCGCGAAAAAGGTTGGAAAGCTTATGAAAGTGAACGTAACCGTTACTGGCTGGTTGAGAATATTTTAAATAAGTCTTATTCGGGATTTAGAAGCACTACATATCAATATCATCGTCAAGGGCTTGATATTATGTACGATAAATCTCCGGAAGGAAGAGCTGCCATAGCTGAATCATTAAAATCAATTCAGAAAGTATTCCGTTCGCGGCCATCGCTGTATATTCTTCAGGTATTTTTTGATGCCAAATCAGACGAACTGGTCAATGTTTTCTCAAAATCTTTTCCTGACGAAAAAAATCGTGTTTCAGTTATTCTAAATGAATGCGATCCGTCAAATGGCTCCAAATACGAAAAGATTTTAAAATCGGAGAGCTTTTGA